A genomic segment from Streptomyces sp. NBC_01233 encodes:
- a CDS encoding MHYT domain-containing protein, with product MGHLDHAAYGWLTPALSYVMASIGAALGLRCTVRALAATGASRRNWLLTAASAIGTGIWTMHFVAMLGFEVNGTEIHYNVPLTILSLLVAVLVVGAGVFAVGYGKDRGRSLVLGGLTTGLGVASMHYLGMAALRLHGEVSYDPLTVGLSVAIAVVAATAALWAALNIKSPVAVAVASLVMGAAVSSMHYTGMMAVAVSVSPSEAALPGATAMQFIFPLAVGLGSYLFITAAFVALSPTADERAASASAARHLGEHTVTAH from the coding sequence CTGGGACATCTGGACCACGCCGCCTACGGGTGGCTGACACCCGCGCTGTCATATGTGATGGCGTCGATCGGCGCCGCCCTCGGGCTGCGCTGCACCGTCCGCGCGCTCGCCGCGACGGGCGCCTCCCGCCGCAACTGGCTCCTCACCGCGGCCTCCGCCATCGGCACCGGCATCTGGACGATGCACTTCGTCGCGATGCTCGGCTTCGAGGTCAACGGCACCGAGATCCACTACAACGTGCCGCTCACCATCCTCAGCCTGCTCGTCGCCGTGCTGGTCGTCGGCGCCGGGGTCTTCGCCGTCGGCTACGGCAAGGACCGCGGCCGGTCGCTCGTCCTGGGCGGCCTCACCACCGGGCTGGGCGTCGCCAGCATGCACTACCTGGGCATGGCGGCCCTGCGCCTGCACGGCGAGGTCTCCTACGACCCGCTCACCGTGGGCCTCTCCGTCGCCATCGCCGTGGTCGCGGCCACCGCGGCCCTGTGGGCCGCGCTCAACATCAAGTCGCCGGTGGCCGTCGCCGTCGCCTCGCTCGTCATGGGCGCCGCGGTCAGCAGCATGCACTACACCGGGATGATGGCCGTCGCGGTCAGCGTCAGCCCCTCGGAGGCGGCCCTGCCCGGCGCCACGGCCATGCAGTTCATCTTCCCGCTCGCCGTCGGCCTGGGCTCCTACCTGTTCATCACCGCCGCCTTCGTCGCGCTCTCCCCGACGGCCGACGAGCGGGCCGCTTCCGCTTCGGCCGCCCGGCACCTCGGGGAGCACACCGTGACCGCGCACTGA
- a CDS encoding oxygenase MpaB family protein translates to MQRYDRLREILRLDPDKDFLAIYRLTATYEFPWDFTRALELALFRTYAVPSIGGLLAETAEFTDRTQKRYDDTALLLDAVVEHGFESDTARTAIRRVNQMHRSYDISNEDMRYVLCTFVVIPARWLDAYGWRPLTHHERRACANYYATLGRHLGITDIPDSYEAFEDTLNSYEEAHFGWDEGARKVADSTLDLMASWYPTPLAPAVRRASLALLDEPLLGAFRYEAPRPRVRRLVRGALRLRGRAVRLLPPRRDPHYARQNPEIKGYPDGYDVGELGTFPVPGSGGCPVPHPRRPAGAEAQPPA, encoded by the coding sequence GTGCAGCGTTACGATCGGCTGAGGGAAATCCTCCGTCTCGACCCCGACAAGGACTTCCTCGCCATCTACCGGCTCACCGCCACCTACGAGTTCCCCTGGGACTTCACCAGAGCCCTGGAACTCGCCCTCTTCCGGACATATGCCGTGCCCAGTATCGGCGGTCTGCTGGCCGAGACCGCCGAGTTCACCGACCGGACCCAGAAGCGCTACGACGACACGGCGCTGCTCCTCGACGCGGTCGTCGAGCACGGCTTCGAGAGCGACACCGCGCGCACCGCGATCCGCCGCGTCAACCAGATGCACCGCAGCTACGACATCTCCAACGAAGACATGCGTTACGTCCTCTGCACCTTCGTGGTGATCCCGGCGCGCTGGCTCGACGCCTACGGCTGGCGCCCGCTGACCCACCACGAGCGCCGGGCCTGCGCGAACTACTACGCCACCCTCGGCCGCCACCTGGGCATCACGGACATCCCGGACTCCTACGAGGCGTTCGAGGACACCCTGAACTCCTACGAGGAGGCCCACTTCGGCTGGGACGAGGGCGCCCGCAAGGTCGCCGACTCCACCCTCGACCTGATGGCCTCCTGGTACCCGACGCCGCTCGCCCCCGCCGTGCGCCGCGCGAGCCTCGCCCTCCTCGACGAGCCGCTGCTGGGCGCCTTCCGGTACGAGGCCCCGCGCCCCCGGGTCCGGCGGCTGGTCCGCGGCGCCCTGCGGCTGCGCGGCCGCGCGGTGCGGCTGCTGCCTCCGCGCCGGGACCCGCACTACGCCCGCCAGAACCCGGAGATCAAGGGCTACCCCGACGGCTACGACGTGGGCGAGCTCGGCACGTTCCCGGTGCCCGGCTCGGGCGGCTGCCCCGTTCCGCATCCCCGCCGGCCCGCCGGAGCGGAGGCACAGCCTCCGGCGTGA
- a CDS encoding class I SAM-dependent methyltransferase has translation MSEDHTHVQEFFGARAADWDRKFPGDGPAFAIAVAEFGLRRGDRVLDAGCGTGRALTALRAAVGPAGTVLGADLTPQMLAVAQRAGRGAEGALLLADVTRLPLRDGVLDAVFAAGLIAHLPDPGANLRELARVVRPGGRLALFHPIGRAALAARHGRELTSEDMRAEHNLGPLLAGSGWGMTSYADEDARFLALAVRHP, from the coding sequence ATGAGCGAAGACCACACACACGTGCAGGAGTTCTTCGGGGCGCGCGCCGCCGACTGGGACCGCAAGTTCCCGGGCGACGGCCCCGCCTTCGCCATCGCCGTGGCCGAGTTCGGGCTGCGGCGCGGGGACCGGGTGCTCGACGCGGGCTGCGGTACCGGCCGGGCGCTGACCGCGCTGCGTGCCGCCGTGGGACCCGCCGGAACGGTGCTCGGCGCCGACCTCACCCCGCAGATGCTGGCCGTCGCGCAGCGGGCCGGGCGGGGCGCCGAGGGCGCCCTGCTGCTCGCCGACGTGACCCGGCTGCCGCTGCGCGACGGGGTGCTGGACGCGGTGTTCGCCGCCGGGCTCATCGCCCACCTGCCGGACCCGGGGGCGAACCTGCGCGAGCTCGCCCGGGTGGTCCGCCCCGGCGGCCGGCTCGCACTCTTTCACCCGATCGGGCGAGCGGCCCTCGCGGCTCGCCATGGCCGCGAGCTGACCTCCGAGGACATGCGGGCCGAGCACAACCTCGGCCCGCTGCTGGCGGGTTCGGGCTGGGGGATGACCTCGTACGCCGACGAGGACGCCCGCTTCCTCGCCCTGGCCGTACGCCACCCGTGA